The Anaerolineales bacterium region GGAAGATTCCTATGGTATCGCCAAACTCGCAGTCGAACAGGAACTGAAGACGTGCAAGGAAATGTTCGATCTCGACTACATCATCTTCCGCCCACATAATGTGTTTGGCGAGCGGCAGAATATCGGCGATAAATATCGCAATGTCGTTGGTATCTTTATGAACCAGATTCTTCAAGGCAAGCCCATGTCCGTGTTTGGGGACGGCGAGCAGACTCGCGCTTTCAGTTATATAGCAGACGTTGCGCCGGTCATTGCAGAATCGATCAACGTGCCTGATGCGTACAATCAAACCTTCAATGTCGGCGCGGACCAGCATTACTCGGTGAACCAACTTGCCCGCTCGGTGGCGGTGGCGATGGGAGTCGAACCGAATATCGCGCATCTCCCCGCGCGTAACGAAGTGATGCATGCCTACTCATCGCATGAAAAAGTACAGCGGATTTTTGGCAACCGGAAACTTTTTAGCCTCGACGAAGGATTATTAAGAATGGCGGAGTGGGTAAAACAACATGGGGCGCGCGAAAGCAAAAAGTTCAATGAAGTGGAGATCGAGAAGAATTTCCCGAAAGCTTGGTTGATGTAGTTTCTATGGATTATCCGTTGGTTGTCTGCGTGATCTTGAATTCCAATCGGCGCGAGGATACCCTCGCGTGCCTAGATTCGCTTGCGGTTTCAGATTATCCCAATGTAAAATCCATTGTTCTGGACAATAATTCAACTGATGGGTCAGTAGATGCGATCCGGAATAGATTTCCTAATGTGACCATCATCCACCTGACGGAAAACCTTGGATATGCAGGCAACAACAATGTCGGTGTGAATGCGGCTCTGAAAATGGGAGCAGAGTGGGTATTCGTTTTGAACGAAGATGTGATCATGGATCGCGATTGTCTGCGGAAACTTGTCGAAGTGGGGGAAGGCGAATCGCGAATCGGAATCCTCGGACCGATGGTCTACCATTTCGACGAAAAGCAGATCATCCAGTCGGCGGGCGGCATGCTTGGAAAATACTGGCAGAGTATCCACCTTGGTCAAAACGCGCCGGATCAAGGTCAATTCCGTGAGCCACACCTGGTAGAATGGATTTCCGGTTGCGCCATACTCTTCCGGCGCGCAGCGATTGAACAGGCAGGGATGCTGGACAGCAATTACTTCATTTATTGGGAGGAAACTGAGTGGTGTATTCGCACCACGCGTGCTGGCTGGAAGATCGTTCATGTGCCTGAGGCGAAACTCTGGCACAAAGGCGTGCAAAAAAACTACCAGCCCAAACCCTCGTTCACCTACTATGCTACGCGTAATCACCTCTTCACACTCGCCAAACATCATGCTCCGCTCGTCGCGAAAATGTACACGTGGTTCCAATTCACCCGCACGCTCATCAGTTGGAGCGTGAAATCGAAGTGGCGTCACAAACGTGAACATCGCAATGCGATGTGGCGCGGAATTCTGGATTTTTTGCGAGGGCGAATGGGCCCAATGCCAGTCAAATCGCAAAGTTGATAGATGAAGATTTTGTTTCTTTCACGCTGGTTCCCAGACCCTCCTGACAACGGTTCGAAGATTCGCATCATCAATCTCTTGCGCGGGCTTGCCCTGCATCACGATGTGACGTTGTTGAGTTTCAGCGACCAGCCTGAAATGAGTCGGGAATCGCCAAAGGTCAAGGCTTTCTGCAAAAGCATACACGTTATCCCATGGAAGGAATTCAATCCCTATCGCTGGCGCGCGCTGGCTGGTTTTTTTAGCCTTAAGCCGCGCTCGATCGTGGATACTTTTTCCCCGGTTATGGCAGAAAGCATTGTGCGAACTCTGGATGAAGAGAATTTCGACGTTGTCATTGCCTCCCAGTTATCTATGGCGGCTTATTACCCCTACTTCAGGAATACACCGGCGCTATTCGAAGAGTTGGAACTCGGGTTGGCGTATGAAGGCTCCGCCTCAAGCGCCGGCTGGATGCGCCGCATCCTCCGCAGGTTTACTTGGTTCAAATTCCATTTTTACCTTTCCCGCCTCTTGAAACATATTCGGTCTATCACCGTCGTGTCTGAGATAGAGCGTGAACTCGTATCTCGAAATTTCACAGAGATCAAAGAAGTAACGGTTGTCCCAAACGGCATAGATGTTGACGAATGCACGAACGTGAACGCGGAGCCACAACCACATACGATAATCTTCACAGGCTCGTTCCGTTATCGAGTTAATTATGAAGCAATGGTCTGGTTCATAAGCGAGGTGTTTCCCCTAGCGCTTGAGAAGATACCAACCATGGAGTTGATCATCACGGGAGATCACCAGAACCTTCCCCTTCCCTCGCAAAGAAATGTTCGACTTGCGGGGTATGTGGATAATGTGCGCTCATGGATCGCAAGTTCAACGATCGCTATTGCTCCCTTGCTAAGCGGCGGCGGCACACGATTGAAAGTCCTTGAAGCAATGGCGCTTGGAACGCCGGTGGTTGCCACCTCGAAAGGCGCGGAAGGATTGAACGCTGTCAACAAAGAACATCTTTTGATCGCCGATACACCGGAAGAGTTTGCCCAATGTATCCTCAATCTGATGAGTGATTGGTCATTGGCAAAGCAGATCTCGTCCAATGCTCGCCAGTTAGTAAAGATGCAATATGATTGGGGGGCAGTTATGCCCCGGTTTCTTCGGCTAGTGGAGACAACTGCAGTTTATGGATAATACACCGCAATTCCTCAAGCCTTGAATTGGGGATTTGTATTACCCTAAAGAGCATAGATGCGATGGATATAGATTTCGACTTGAAATTTTTTACATTTAAGCGAAGAGTGTCTCTCAGCAAGAAGACATTCCAATATATTGTTGCAATCCTCGCCATTTTGCTTGCCACAATCGCTTCGTATTGGGGTTCTGAAAAA contains the following coding sequences:
- a CDS encoding NAD-dependent epimerase/dehydratase family protein; amino-acid sequence: MRNVLVTGGAGFIGSHVAEELVKQGHRVVVLDDLSGGFEDNIVRGAEFVQGSVNDIALIERLFSKNRFEFVFHLAAYAAEGLSHFIKRFNYNNNLIGSVNLINASVNYNVKCFVFTSSIAVYGASPMLPMTEETPAHPEDSYGIAKLAVEQELKTCKEMFDLDYIIFRPHNVFGERQNIGDKYRNVVGIFMNQILQGKPMSVFGDGEQTRAFSYIADVAPVIAESINVPDAYNQTFNVGADQHYSVNQLARSVAVAMGVEPNIAHLPARNEVMHAYSSHEKVQRIFGNRKLFSLDEGLLRMAEWVKQHGARESKKFNEVEIEKNFPKAWLM
- a CDS encoding glycosyltransferase family 2 protein is translated as MDYPLVVCVILNSNRREDTLACLDSLAVSDYPNVKSIVLDNNSTDGSVDAIRNRFPNVTIIHLTENLGYAGNNNVGVNAALKMGAEWVFVLNEDVIMDRDCLRKLVEVGEGESRIGILGPMVYHFDEKQIIQSAGGMLGKYWQSIHLGQNAPDQGQFREPHLVEWISGCAILFRRAAIEQAGMLDSNYFIYWEETEWCIRTTRAGWKIVHVPEAKLWHKGVQKNYQPKPSFTYYATRNHLFTLAKHHAPLVAKMYTWFQFTRTLISWSVKSKWRHKREHRNAMWRGILDFLRGRMGPMPVKSQS
- a CDS encoding glycosyltransferase, producing MKILFLSRWFPDPPDNGSKIRIINLLRGLALHHDVTLLSFSDQPEMSRESPKVKAFCKSIHVIPWKEFNPYRWRALAGFFSLKPRSIVDTFSPVMAESIVRTLDEENFDVVIASQLSMAAYYPYFRNTPALFEELELGLAYEGSASSAGWMRRILRRFTWFKFHFYLSRLLKHIRSITVVSEIERELVSRNFTEIKEVTVVPNGIDVDECTNVNAEPQPHTIIFTGSFRYRVNYEAMVWFISEVFPLALEKIPTMELIITGDHQNLPLPSQRNVRLAGYVDNVRSWIASSTIAIAPLLSGGGTRLKVLEAMALGTPVVATSKGAEGLNAVNKEHLLIADTPEEFAQCILNLMSDWSLAKQISSNARQLVKMQYDWGAVMPRFLRLVETTAVYG